One window from the genome of Tolypothrix sp. NIES-4075 encodes:
- a CDS encoding DUF1802 family protein, protein MLKTTIHALKEWAVAVKALEQGETIMLLRKGGIHEQGGRFRVAHEEILLYPTYEHQQSFMLKAEYGKDVQPVTSGWHPETVAIGSWAEITDILPVSDESIVKALLPFHIWNEYFISDRLIWKARQPLYILLLRTYKLPKVQEIPYRREYGGCKSWIDLAQTINLQPAEPALSDFAYKQLVTEIRGIVGDKLYAPSF, encoded by the coding sequence ATGCTAAAAACTACAATCCACGCTCTCAAAGAATGGGCAGTTGCCGTCAAAGCCTTAGAACAGGGTGAAACGATTATGCTACTACGCAAAGGCGGCATTCACGAACAAGGTGGACGTTTCCGAGTTGCCCATGAGGAGATTTTGCTCTACCCAACTTATGAACATCAACAGTCTTTTATGCTGAAAGCTGAGTATGGCAAAGATGTACAGCCGGTGACATCTGGTTGGCATCCAGAAACAGTGGCGATCGGCAGTTGGGCAGAAATTACTGATATTTTACCAGTTAGTGACGAGTCAATAGTCAAAGCGTTACTGCCATTTCATATATGGAATGAGTATTTTATTAGCGATCGCCTCATCTGGAAAGCGCGTCAACCACTTTACATTCTACTGCTGCGGACTTACAAATTACCCAAAGTGCAAGAAATTCCCTATCGCCGAGAATACGGCGGCTGTAAATCATGGATTGATTTGGCACAGACGATTAACTTGCAACCCGCTGAACCTGCATTATCTGACTTTGCCTACAAGCAGCTAGTAACAGAAATTCGTGGCATTGTCGGTGACAAGTTGTATGCTCCATCTTTTTGA
- a CDS encoding aldo/keto reductase, whose translation MEKRRLGTSDVQITPILMGTWQAGKKMWVGIEDADSIKAIKAAYEAGITTFDTAEVYGDGHSEQIVAEALSDVRDRVQYATKVFANHLKYDLVIEACDRSLKNLKTDYIDLYQIHWPSGSFNSEKVPISETMKALNYLKEQGKIRAIGVSNFSRAQLQEAAQYGRIDSLQPPYSLFWRQVEKDAMPYCVENNISIVAYSPLAQGLLTGKFPADHKFDSQDNRAKNKLFQGENYQRAQQALDKLHPIADRHNCTLAQLALAWLIAQPQANAIAGARHFSQAIANAKAADVKLSEEELQEIDAIGRIVTDHLDDSSIMWN comes from the coding sequence ATGGAAAAGCGACGCTTGGGGACATCGGACGTGCAAATCACACCCATTTTGATGGGAACTTGGCAAGCCGGGAAAAAAATGTGGGTAGGAATTGAGGATGCTGACTCAATTAAAGCGATAAAAGCAGCGTATGAAGCGGGTATTACCACATTTGACACTGCTGAGGTATATGGTGATGGACATTCTGAACAAATTGTGGCTGAAGCTTTATCAGATGTACGCGATCGCGTTCAATATGCGACAAAAGTTTTTGCCAACCATCTCAAGTATGATTTAGTAATTGAAGCTTGCGATCGCTCTCTGAAAAATCTGAAAACAGATTATATTGACCTTTACCAAATTCATTGGCCCTCAGGCTCATTTAATAGCGAAAAGGTGCCGATCTCAGAAACAATGAAAGCCCTCAATTATCTGAAAGAGCAAGGTAAAATTCGCGCCATTGGTGTTTCTAACTTTTCCCGCGCTCAATTGCAAGAAGCCGCCCAGTACGGACGCATTGATAGTTTACAACCGCCTTATTCTTTGTTCTGGCGGCAAGTAGAAAAAGACGCAATGCCATATTGTGTAGAAAACAATATATCTATCGTTGCTTATTCACCTTTAGCGCAGGGATTATTAACAGGTAAATTTCCAGCGGATCATAAGTTTGACTCTCAAGATAATCGTGCTAAAAATAAACTATTTCAGGGCGAAAATTACCAACGCGCTCAACAAGCCTTAGATAAATTGCATCCAATCGCCGATCGCCACAATTGTACTTTAGCTCAGTTAGCTTTAGCTTGGTTAATTGCCCAACCGCAAGCTAATGCGATCGCCGGTGCGCGACACTTTTCTCAAGCGATCGCTAATGCCAAAGCTGCTGATGTGAAACTGTCTGAAGAAGAACTTCAAGAAATCGATGCGATCGGACGCATTGTCACCGACCATTTAGACGACAGCTCAATTATGTGGAATTGA
- a CDS encoding serine/threonine protein kinase, with translation MDTYINRLIESIHQLLPRLQIESVDPHDPVKVHYLPDPWRLLGKGNYAVVIYHPDYPNQVVKIYAPGRPGFEEEVEVYRRLGSHPAYSQCLYAKENFLVLKRLYGVTLYDCIHRGLRIPKKVIQDIDSALDYARGRGLHPHDIHGRNVMMDEGRGLVVDVSDFLHRETCSKWNNLKKAYYWLYRPFISPIKLRIPYFVLDVVRRSYRRCAWFKTTCCRLVRSFISP, from the coding sequence ATGGATACATACATTAATCGGCTGATCGAGAGTATCCACCAACTATTACCACGATTGCAGATCGAGAGTGTCGATCCCCACGACCCGGTGAAAGTCCATTATCTACCTGACCCTTGGCGGCTTTTGGGAAAGGGAAACTACGCCGTAGTGATTTATCACCCGGATTATCCAAACCAGGTGGTGAAAATTTACGCACCGGGACGACCGGGCTTTGAGGAGGAAGTGGAGGTATACCGCCGCTTGGGTTCACACCCAGCTTATTCTCAGTGTTTGTACGCAAAAGAAAACTTTTTAGTGCTGAAGCGGTTGTATGGTGTAACCCTCTATGACTGCATCCACCGTGGTCTACGCATCCCTAAAAAGGTTATACAAGACATCGACTCTGCGCTAGACTATGCTCGTGGGCGCGGTCTTCACCCCCATGATATCCACGGACGCAATGTAATGATGGACGAAGGTAGAGGACTAGTTGTAGATGTTTCGGACTTCCTGCATCGCGAGACTTGCTCAAAGTGGAATAACCTGAAGAAGGCATATTACTGGCTGTACCGTCCCTTCATCTCTCCAATAAAGCTGCGGATACCCTACTTTGTCCTCGATGTTGTCCGCAGAAGTTATCGCCGATGCGCTTGGTTTAAGACTACTTGCTGTCGGTTAGTACGTTCCTTTATATCCCCATAA